The proteins below come from a single Azospirillum thermophilum genomic window:
- a CDS encoding ABC transporter ATP-binding protein has protein sequence MLRVRSLSAGYGDASVLDDVSFELEDGGALALLGRNGMGKSTLLATLMGHTQRRGGSIALRGRPVERLAPHLRPGAGFGWVPQERDIFPSLTVEENLTVAARRGPWTLARVYELFPRLRERRANLGSQLSGGEQQMLAIGRALMLNPALVLLDEPLEGLAPVIVEELSAAIRRMVEREGLAIILVEQHAHIALGLTRDAIVLERGRIVHRAPSAALAQDHATLERYVGLRVAAKAA, from the coding sequence CTGCTGAGAGTCCGCTCCCTGAGCGCCGGCTATGGCGACGCGTCGGTGCTGGACGACGTGTCGTTCGAGCTGGAGGATGGCGGCGCGCTGGCCCTGCTCGGCCGCAACGGCATGGGCAAATCCACGCTGCTCGCCACGCTGATGGGGCACACGCAGCGGCGCGGCGGCAGCATCGCCCTGCGGGGCCGGCCGGTGGAGCGGCTCGCCCCGCATCTGCGGCCGGGCGCCGGCTTCGGCTGGGTGCCGCAGGAGCGCGACATCTTCCCCTCGCTGACGGTGGAGGAGAATCTGACGGTGGCGGCGCGGCGCGGCCCCTGGACGCTCGCCCGCGTGTACGAGCTGTTTCCGCGGCTGCGCGAACGGCGGGCCAACCTGGGCTCCCAACTGTCGGGCGGCGAGCAGCAGATGCTGGCGATCGGCCGGGCGCTGATGCTGAACCCGGCGCTGGTCCTGCTGGACGAACCGCTGGAAGGGCTGGCCCCGGTGATCGTCGAGGAGCTGTCCGCCGCCATCCGCCGCATGGTGGAGCGCGAGGGCCTCGCCATCATCCTGGTGGAACAGCACGCCCACATCGCGCTGGGCCTGACCCGCGACGCCATCGTGCTGGAGCGCGGGCGGATCGTCCACCGCGCGCCCTCGGCGGCGCTGGCGCAGGACCATGCCACGCTCGAACGCTATGTCGGCCTGCGTGTCGCCGCCAAGGCGGCCTAG
- a CDS encoding ABC transporter substrate-binding protein has product MTSVVRSLARSLARSLAVAAVLGTAAGTIPAGSPALAADPVKIGLILPMSGPFASTGKQIEAAVRLYQQLNGDSVAGRKVEVIVKDDTGVAPDMTKRLAQELVVKEKVSVLAGFGLTPLALSAAPVSEQAKTPMIVMAAASSVITTKSPYILRTSGTLPQSAASIAQWAAKNGAAKMYSMVTDYGPGIDAETVFKQRFAASGGTVVGDVRIPLKNPDYGPFMQRAKDTAPDAIFAFVPSGEGASFMKEFAERGLAKAGVRLLATGDVTDDDILPAMGDAAIGTVTAHYYSAAHPSAENKAYVEAFRKANGGLRPNFMSVGGWDGMHLVYEVLKKTGGKADGDSFVAAAKGMSWTSPRGPVTIDADTRDIIQDIYIRKVERRDGELFNVEFDKVTAVKDPGKGG; this is encoded by the coding sequence ATGACGTCAGTGGTGCGGAGTTTGGCGCGGAGTTTGGCGCGGAGTTTGGCGGTGGCGGCCGTGCTGGGAACAGCGGCCGGGACGATCCCGGCCGGGTCACCCGCCCTGGCGGCCGACCCGGTGAAGATCGGCCTGATCCTGCCGATGTCCGGCCCCTTCGCCTCGACCGGCAAGCAGATCGAGGCGGCGGTCAGGCTCTACCAGCAGCTCAACGGCGACAGCGTCGCCGGCCGCAAGGTCGAGGTGATCGTCAAGGACGACACCGGCGTGGCGCCCGACATGACCAAGCGCCTGGCCCAGGAGCTGGTGGTGAAGGAGAAGGTGTCCGTCCTCGCCGGCTTCGGGCTGACCCCGCTGGCGCTGTCGGCCGCCCCGGTGTCGGAGCAGGCGAAGACGCCGATGATCGTCATGGCGGCGGCCTCCTCCGTCATCACCACCAAGTCGCCCTACATCCTGCGCACGTCCGGCACCTTGCCGCAGTCGGCCGCGTCCATCGCCCAATGGGCGGCGAAGAACGGCGCTGCCAAGATGTATTCGATGGTGACCGACTATGGCCCGGGCATCGATGCGGAAACCGTGTTCAAGCAGCGCTTCGCCGCGTCCGGCGGCACCGTGGTCGGCGATGTCCGCATCCCGCTGAAGAACCCGGACTACGGTCCCTTCATGCAGCGCGCCAAGGACACCGCCCCCGACGCGATCTTCGCCTTCGTGCCCTCTGGCGAGGGGGCCTCCTTCATGAAGGAGTTCGCCGAGCGCGGGCTGGCCAAGGCCGGAGTGCGGCTGCTCGCCACCGGCGACGTCACCGACGACGACATCCTGCCGGCGATGGGCGACGCCGCCATCGGCACGGTGACCGCGCACTATTACTCCGCCGCCCACCCGTCGGCGGAGAACAAGGCCTATGTCGAGGCGTTCCGTAAGGCGAACGGCGGACTGCGCCCCAACTTCATGTCGGTCGGCGGCTGGGACGGCATGCATCTGGTCTATGAGGTGCTGAAGAAGACCGGCGGCAAGGCCGACGGCGACAGCTTCGTCGCCGCCGCCAAGGGCATGAGCTGGACCAGCCCGCGCGGCCCGGTGACCATCGACGCCGACACCCGTGACATCATCCAGGACATCTACATCCGGAAGGTCGAGCGCCGGGACGGCGAGCTGTTCAACGTCGAGTTCGACAAGGTCACCGCGGTGAAGGATCCTGGCAAGGGCGGTTGA
- the mhpT gene encoding 3-(3-hydroxy-phenyl)propionate transporter MhpT — protein sequence MTTVSHAGAGTRALALVFLAAVIEGFDLQAAGVAAPKLAPAFGLQPDQMGLFFSSATFGLMFGALGGGLIADRWGRRAGLALALVAFGVFSVLTVWAGTFEQLLILRFLTGVGLGGALPNLVAIAAESSAPARRGRAVAIMYAGVPLGGAIASAVAMMGLHGDWQSIFLIGGVLPILLVVPLLLLLAPFKVARDAAMPTNRRQVLFAPGTMVGTVLLWSAFFCGLVVVYLLLNWLPQLLVSLGFAREQASLVQVVFNVGGAVGSVIGGRLLDSERPALAAVGCFVGLTVAIALLSAVPAGNVVAALAAGTFVGATLLGAQALLYGLAPQCYPAEVRGTGVGLAVAVGRIGSIVGPLFAGALLASGMGPQHLLYAILPIAAVCGLATVALILRRSYRAAVPA from the coding sequence ATGACCACGGTCTCGCACGCCGGTGCGGGGACGCGGGCGCTCGCGCTCGTGTTCCTGGCGGCGGTCATCGAAGGATTCGATCTCCAAGCCGCTGGCGTCGCCGCGCCCAAGCTCGCTCCGGCCTTCGGCCTGCAGCCCGACCAGATGGGCCTGTTCTTCTCGTCAGCCACCTTCGGACTGATGTTCGGGGCGCTGGGCGGCGGTCTGATTGCGGACCGCTGGGGCCGGCGGGCGGGTCTGGCGCTGGCCCTCGTCGCTTTTGGCGTGTTCTCCGTTCTGACCGTCTGGGCCGGGACCTTTGAACAGCTTCTGATCCTGCGCTTCCTGACGGGTGTCGGTCTGGGCGGCGCGCTGCCCAACCTCGTTGCGATTGCTGCGGAGTCGTCGGCCCCGGCACGGCGCGGGCGGGCGGTCGCCATCATGTATGCGGGCGTGCCGCTCGGCGGCGCGATCGCAAGCGCCGTCGCCATGATGGGCCTGCACGGGGACTGGCAGTCGATCTTCCTCATCGGCGGGGTGTTGCCGATCCTGCTTGTCGTTCCGCTCCTGCTGCTCCTGGCGCCGTTCAAGGTGGCCCGTGACGCGGCGATGCCGACGAACCGCCGGCAGGTGCTGTTCGCGCCTGGAACAATGGTGGGGACCGTTCTGCTGTGGAGCGCATTCTTCTGCGGGCTCGTCGTCGTCTATCTGTTGCTCAACTGGCTGCCGCAGCTTCTCGTCTCACTCGGATTCGCTCGTGAACAGGCCTCTCTGGTGCAGGTCGTCTTCAATGTCGGCGGCGCGGTCGGGAGCGTCATCGGCGGCCGGCTGCTCGACAGCGAACGGCCGGCGCTTGCGGCCGTCGGATGCTTTGTGGGGCTCACCGTGGCGATCGCACTGCTTTCGGCCGTTCCGGCGGGCAACGTCGTGGCGGCGCTGGCGGCCGGAACCTTCGTCGGTGCGACGCTGCTGGGCGCGCAGGCTCTGCTCTACGGGCTCGCGCCGCAATGCTATCCGGCGGAAGTGCGCGGCACCGGGGTCGGCCTAGCGGTTGCGGTCGGGCGGATCGGATCGATCGTAGGTCCGCTCTTCGCCGGGGCGCTGCTGGCGAGCGGCATGGGACCGCAGCACCTGCTTTATGCGATCCTGCCGATCGCGGCGGTCTGTGGGCTGGCGACCGTCGCGTTGATCCTGCGACGCAGCTACCGTGCCGCGGTTCCGGCCTGA
- a CDS encoding MarR family winged helix-turn-helix transcriptional regulator, translating to MASKLEDYLGYHLRRASIRDLNGIAATFGDEMRPVPFTVLCLIDEEPGITASEIARALRLQRANLAPMLADFDGRGLIERRADREDNRIQRLHLSPAGADALAGWRARVDEHEARTFGALTAAERQTLRLLLAKVWKDE from the coding sequence GTGGCCAGCAAGCTCGAGGATTATCTCGGCTATCACCTGCGCCGCGCCTCCATTCGGGATCTCAACGGCATCGCTGCGACCTTCGGCGACGAGATGAGGCCGGTGCCGTTCACCGTGCTGTGCCTGATCGACGAGGAACCGGGCATCACCGCGTCGGAGATTGCCCGTGCCCTCCGGCTGCAGCGGGCGAACCTGGCGCCGATGCTGGCCGACTTCGACGGTCGCGGGCTGATCGAGCGTCGAGCCGACCGGGAGGACAACCGCATCCAGCGGCTTCACCTGAGCCCGGCCGGCGCCGATGCGCTCGCCGGCTGGCGGGCCAGGGTCGACGAGCATGAGGCACGGACCTTCGGAGCGCTGACCGCCGCCGAACGGCAGACGCTGCGCCTGCTGCTCGCAAAGGTCTGGAAGGACGAATGA
- a CDS encoding aldehyde dehydrogenase has protein sequence MDSVDRRFRRMNPISGGVASEAPAATPAAAAAAADAAAAAFPGWAALGPGARRAALLKAADVVAARGDAFVAAMMAETGSTQAWARFNVMLASSMLREAAALTTQVAGETIPSDKPGSVAMSVREPVGVVLGIAPWNAPVILGIRAIATPLACGNAVVFKASEVCPRTHGLIVEAFEEAGLPRGLVSLVTNAPEDAAEVVGALIDHPAIRRINFTGSTAVGRIIAARAAQNLKPVVLELGGKAPFVVLEDADIDEAVKAAAFGAFFNQGQICMSTERIIVVDAIADAFLEKFAAKVKTLTAGDPRQAGAPLGAVVDRKTTDKLAELVEDAVSKGAHVISAGAAEGVLVPARVVVGVTPEMRLYAEESFGPVVAVIRARDEADAIRLANDSEYGLSAAVFTGDGARGLKVARQIRSGICHVNGPTVHDEAQMPFGGVGASGYGRFGGKAGIAEFTELRWITLATEPGHYPI, from the coding sequence ATGGATAGCGTGGACCGCCGGTTCCGGCGGATGAACCCGATCAGCGGCGGGGTGGCGAGCGAGGCTCCGGCCGCGACGCCGGCTGCCGCTGCCGCCGCTGCCGATGCGGCGGCAGCCGCCTTTCCGGGCTGGGCCGCCCTCGGCCCGGGGGCACGGCGTGCGGCACTCCTCAAGGCGGCCGACGTCGTCGCCGCGCGCGGCGACGCCTTTGTCGCCGCCATGATGGCCGAGACCGGCAGTACGCAGGCGTGGGCACGCTTCAACGTCATGCTTGCCTCGTCCATGCTCCGTGAGGCCGCCGCGCTCACCACCCAGGTTGCGGGCGAGACCATTCCGTCCGACAAGCCCGGCAGCGTCGCCATGTCGGTACGCGAGCCGGTTGGCGTCGTCCTCGGGATCGCGCCCTGGAATGCTCCGGTCATCCTGGGTATCCGCGCCATTGCGACGCCGCTCGCCTGCGGCAACGCGGTGGTCTTCAAGGCAAGCGAGGTCTGCCCGCGGACCCATGGCCTGATCGTCGAGGCGTTCGAGGAGGCCGGCCTCCCGCGGGGTCTCGTCAGCCTCGTCACCAACGCGCCGGAGGATGCCGCGGAGGTGGTCGGCGCGCTCATCGACCACCCTGCCATCCGCCGGATCAACTTCACCGGCTCCACGGCAGTGGGCCGCATCATCGCGGCCCGCGCCGCGCAGAACCTGAAACCCGTGGTGCTGGAGCTCGGCGGCAAGGCGCCCTTCGTGGTGCTCGAGGACGCGGACATCGACGAGGCGGTGAAGGCCGCCGCCTTCGGTGCCTTCTTCAACCAGGGCCAGATCTGCATGTCTACCGAGCGGATCATCGTGGTCGACGCCATTGCCGACGCCTTTCTCGAGAAATTCGCCGCCAAGGTGAAGACCCTGACTGCAGGCGATCCGCGCCAGGCCGGAGCCCCGCTCGGGGCCGTGGTGGACCGGAAGACGACGGACAAGCTCGCCGAGCTGGTCGAAGACGCGGTGTCGAAGGGTGCCCACGTCATCTCCGCCGGCGCGGCCGAAGGCGTGCTCGTCCCGGCCCGCGTCGTCGTCGGCGTGACGCCTGAGATGCGACTCTACGCCGAGGAGAGCTTCGGTCCGGTTGTCGCCGTGATCCGCGCCCGGGACGAGGCGGACGCGATCCGCCTCGCCAACGACAGCGAATACGGCTTGTCGGCCGCGGTCTTCACCGGCGACGGGGCCCGGGGGCTCAAGGTCGCCCGTCAGATCAGATCGGGCATCTGCCATGTCAACGGACCGACCGTGCATGACGAGGCCCAGATGCCCTTCGGCGGTGTCGGCGCTTCCGGCTACGGCCGCTTCGGCGGCAAGGCCGGCATCGCCGAATTTACCGAGCTCCGCTGGATCACGCTCGCAACCGAGCCCGGCCACTACCCGATCTGA
- a CDS encoding p-hydroxycinnamoyl CoA hydratase/lyase: MTSDVVTFAIEDRIAWVHFNRPEKRNAMSPTLNRRMMDVLDELEFRDDVGVLVLTGEGSAWTAGMDLKEYFRETEAEGLKGVRRSQRESYGWWRRLRWYQKPTIAMVNGWCFGGGYGPLFACDLAFAADEATFGLSEINWGILPGGGATKVAVELLPFRKAMYHALLGEPINGKTAAEWGLVNESLPLAQLRDRVVAVCRELLKKNPVALKATKDAVRRVGVMTYDEAEDYLVRAQEAANSYDNDGRREGLRQFIDEKSYKPGLGAYDTGRVKP, from the coding sequence ATGACCTCCGACGTCGTGACCTTCGCCATTGAAGACCGCATCGCTTGGGTCCACTTCAACCGGCCCGAGAAACGGAACGCCATGAGTCCGACCTTGAACCGCCGGATGATGGACGTCCTCGACGAGCTCGAGTTCCGCGACGACGTAGGCGTCCTCGTCCTGACCGGGGAAGGGTCCGCCTGGACCGCCGGAATGGACCTGAAGGAGTATTTCCGGGAAACGGAAGCCGAAGGTCTCAAGGGCGTCCGCCGCAGCCAACGCGAGAGCTACGGCTGGTGGCGGCGGCTGCGCTGGTACCAGAAGCCGACGATCGCGATGGTCAACGGGTGGTGCTTTGGTGGTGGCTACGGCCCCCTCTTCGCCTGCGACCTCGCCTTCGCCGCCGACGAGGCGACGTTCGGCCTCTCGGAGATCAATTGGGGCATTCTTCCCGGCGGTGGCGCCACCAAGGTGGCCGTCGAACTCCTGCCCTTCCGCAAGGCCATGTACCACGCTCTTCTCGGCGAGCCGATCAATGGAAAGACCGCCGCCGAGTGGGGCCTCGTCAACGAGAGTCTGCCCTTGGCGCAGCTCAGGGACCGGGTGGTCGCGGTCTGCAGGGAGCTGCTCAAGAAGAACCCGGTCGCGCTGAAGGCCACCAAGGACGCGGTCCGCCGGGTCGGGGTGATGACCTACGACGAGGCCGAGGATTATCTCGTCCGCGCCCAGGAGGCGGCGAACTCCTACGATAATGACGGTCGCAGGGAAGGTCTTCGCCAGTTCATCGACGAGAAGAGCTACAAGCCCGGCCTTGGCGCCTACGACACGGGCCGCGTCAAACCCTGA